In Maniola hyperantus chromosome 13, iAphHyp1.2, whole genome shotgun sequence, one genomic interval encodes:
- the LOC117987823 gene encoding uncharacterized protein isoform X1 — MAEYYEAVEKHWKICLNCSIPGLGTGIHLEYSSSGSMQPAAIPTEYLLTRLAIIDVSYLATVNPALVLSLEVALQWTVLKHDPHQPTLVLFKFGWKEVNQQRKCVCKIPGLSYELAEYIAANLSHVVGVATDAPTLESEHTREMTSRTVSNVLARNGVYMIENVYLRKRIPDHGCMTIAMPLKMLEASYVPCRLTAFCAAQHSDRHVSIALKRVASSAPATSRRNQVQLEELLD, encoded by the exons ATGGCAGAATACTATGAGGCTGTTGAAAAACACTG gaaaATATGCTTGAACTGCAGTATACCTGGTCTGGGTACGGGGATACATTTGGAGTACAGTTCTTCAGGGTCTATGCAACCAGCCGCTATACCTACTGAATATTTGTTGACAAGGT TGGCAATAATAGACGTCAGTTACCTCGCCACGGTTAACCCAGCCTTGGTCTTGTCTCTGGAAGTGGCCCTGCAATGGACGGTATTGAAGCACGATCCACACCAACCCACATTGGTGCTCTTCAAGTTCGGCTGGAAGGAGGTTAACCAGCAGAGGAAATGCGTATGTAAAATACCTG GTCTAAGCTACGAGCTAGCAGAGTATATAGCAGCGAACCTGAGCCACGTGGTAGGCGTGGCTACCGACGCGCCCACGCTAGAGTCGGAGCACACTCGAGAGATGACGTCACGGACCGTCTCCAACGTGCTCGCCAGAAACGGCGTGTATATGATCGAGAATGTGTATCTGAGGAAGAGGATACCTG ACCATGGCTGCATGACAATCGCGATGCCACTCAAGATGCTTGAAGCGAGCTACGTGCCGTGTCGCCTCACCGCGTTCTGCGCGGCACAGCACAGCGACCGCCACGTCAGCATCGCGCTCAAGCGAGTTGCGAGCAGTGCACCCGCCACCAGCCGCCGCAACCAAGTGCAACTCGAGGAGTTACTAGACTAA
- the LOC117987823 gene encoding uncharacterized protein isoform X2, protein MQPAAIPTEYLLTRLAIIDVSYLATVNPALVLSLEVALQWTVLKHDPHQPTLVLFKFGWKEVNQQRKCVCKIPGLSYELAEYIAANLSHVVGVATDAPTLESEHTREMTSRTVSNVLARNGVYMIENVYLRKRIPDHGCMTIAMPLKMLEASYVPCRLTAFCAAQHSDRHVSIALKRVASSAPATSRRNQVQLEELLD, encoded by the exons ATGCAACCAGCCGCTATACCTACTGAATATTTGTTGACAAGGT TGGCAATAATAGACGTCAGTTACCTCGCCACGGTTAACCCAGCCTTGGTCTTGTCTCTGGAAGTGGCCCTGCAATGGACGGTATTGAAGCACGATCCACACCAACCCACATTGGTGCTCTTCAAGTTCGGCTGGAAGGAGGTTAACCAGCAGAGGAAATGCGTATGTAAAATACCTG GTCTAAGCTACGAGCTAGCAGAGTATATAGCAGCGAACCTGAGCCACGTGGTAGGCGTGGCTACCGACGCGCCCACGCTAGAGTCGGAGCACACTCGAGAGATGACGTCACGGACCGTCTCCAACGTGCTCGCCAGAAACGGCGTGTATATGATCGAGAATGTGTATCTGAGGAAGAGGATACCTG ACCATGGCTGCATGACAATCGCGATGCCACTCAAGATGCTTGAAGCGAGCTACGTGCCGTGTCGCCTCACCGCGTTCTGCGCGGCACAGCACAGCGACCGCCACGTCAGCATCGCGCTCAAGCGAGTTGCGAGCAGTGCACCCGCCACCAGCCGCCGCAACCAAGTGCAACTCGAGGAGTTACTAGACTAA